The Intrasporangium calvum DSM 43043 sequence CCGCGATCATCCACTGGATGGCCTGTCGTTCAGCGATCGGCTTGCTGAACGTGACCCGCGTGCGCGCGTGGTCCATCCCCATCTCGACGAGGCGTTCGCAGGCACCGAGGGCGCGGGCGGGAAGGAGGTAACGGCCCTTGCCGATCCACCGCATTGCGAGCTCGAACCCGTTGCCCTCCTCCCCCAGGATGCTCGAGTGCGGGACCCGGACGTCATCGAAGACAAGGGAAGCCGGCCCCCACTCTCCCATCGTGTCAATGGGCCTGCTCTGCCACCCCCGCTCGCGGTCGACGAGGAAACAGGTGACCCCTCCGTCGGCGCCCTTCTCCCGGTCGGTCACGGCGAAGACCATGACGAAGTCGGCCTCGTCGCCCCCCGTGATGAAGGTCTTCTCGCCCCGGATCACCCACTCGTCACCGTCCCGGCGGGCTGTCGTCCGGATGGCGCGGGCGTCTGACCCGGCCCCGGGCTCGGTGATCGCGAAGCACGACTTCCGCTCACCGTTGATCGTCGGGACGAGGTAGGTGGCCCGCTGCTCGTCGTTGGCGACGTAGAGGATGTTGTCCGCGTCGCCGCCGAAGCGGAACTGCACGAAGGACCGACCGAGCTCCATCTCGATCAGTGCCGTCATGACCGCACCGAGCGCCATCCCGCCGTACGCCTCGGGTGTCTGGATCCCGAAGAAGCCGGCGTCCTTGGCCTTGCGCTGCAGGCTGGTCAGCTCGTCGGGCCGCAGGCCACGCTCACCCCGGCGTTCCCGGGCCAGGACCTCCGGCTCCATCGGCATGATCTCGCGGCGCACGAACGTCCGGACCCAGTCTCGGATCTCACGTTCCTCGCCGGTCAGCTCTAGGTCCATCCCCGGGCCCCTCTCCTCGTCGCTCGTCCTCTGTCAGTTCCCGGGGATCCCGCTCGCCGGCGGGGCGTCCTGGGCCGCACCTGACGTGTCCTCGGTGATCGGCGTGTCGCCGAGGTCCGTCACGAGCACCTTGGTGAGCTCGGTGCCGGCGCCGCCCTTCAGCTGGGTCACCTGGAGCCCACCGATCCCGAGGTGGTTGTCCTTCGAGTAGCGGAACGGGGCGAGCTGCGGGCCGTCGAACGTCGCTCCCTTCTCCTCGAGCACCGTGACGATGTTCTCGCGGGTCACGTCCTGACCGGCGGCCTGGAGCGCCTGGACGAACGCGTAGGCGTGGGACATACCGTAGATCCGGTAGTTCGTCAGGTCCTTGCCGTTGCCGTTCGCGGCCCAGACCTTCTGCCAGAGCTTGGTCCACTCGTTGTCCGGGGAGTCGACGCCGGGGATGTACTCCGTGGTGTAGACCCCGTCGAGGGCCTTGCCGCCGGCCTTGACGGCGCCCTCGGAGAACCGCTCGAGGAGGGCTCCGACGAGGTTCGCGTCCGAGCCGATCGAGCTGTAGAACCACGCGGGCTGGTAGCTCAGCTTCATCGACACGAGCTGCGTCAGCGCGGTGTAGGACGGGGTGTTGAAGCCGATGATGAGATCCGCCTTGGCGGCCTGCAGCTTGGCCAGCTGCGGAGCGACGTCGGTGTTGCCCGACGTGTAGCGGACCGTCTCCACGATCTGGTCACCGAGGAAGCGCCGGACGCCCTTCTCGCCGTCGACGCCCAGATCATCGTCCTGGAGGAAGAGGCCGACGCGGGCGTCCGGCTTGTTCTCCTTGATCCACTGGCCGATGATCTTCCCCTCGATCTCGTAGTCCGGCTGCCAGCCGAACGTCATGGGCCGCTCCGCCGGCCTGTCGCCCCAGCCGAGCGAGCCCGAGGACACGAAGAGGTCGGGCACCCCCTCGTCGTTGAGGAAGTCGACCACGGCGCTGTGCGTGGGGGTGCCGAGGCCACCGACGATGGCGAAGACCTCGTCCTTGAGGACCAGCTCGTTGACGACCGAGCTTGTGTTCGTCGGGTTGTAGCCGTCGTCCCGGACGATGTACTCGATCTGGCGGCCGTGGATTCCGCCCGCCGCGTTGACGAAGTCGAAGTAGGCCTTCACCCCGTCGGGGATCTCGCTGTAGCCGGGGGCGGCCACGCCGGTGAGCGGGTAGTGCGCTCCCACCTTGATGGTCGTGTCCGTGACGCCGACGACGTCCTCGGCCGCGGCAGGGGCGCCGGAGCTGCTCTCGCCTGCGGGCCGCCCGCCGGCTCCGCAGGCCGAGAGCAGCAGACCTGCGGTGACGAGTGCGGCGAGGCCAGGCACGGTCCTCGTTGACCAGGTGTTCATGGGTGTCTCCTGTGGTAGGTGGTGGTGATCACGAGTGGAATCTGTTGGTGCGCAAGCGACCACCGGTCAGGTGGGGCGCCTGCGATGTGCCAGCCCCGATCGGATGGTCCCGACGAGTCCGGCTGGTGCGAGGAGGATGACGAGGATCACGGTGAGCCCGTAGACCAGCGGGGCGAGCTCGGCCGCCTGGAGGTCGCTGAGGCCCGCGTCCTGCCCGATGGACGTGACGACCTGCGGGAGGAACGTGAGGATGGCGGCGCCGATGAGCGCGCCGAGCAGGCTGCCGAGGCCTCCCAGCACGATGGCGCTGAGCAGACCGAGGGACAGCGTGAGGGTGAACCCGCTCGGTGCACTGACACGGACGACCAGGGCCATTACGGCGCCAGCCAGCCCGGCCGCCGCCGCACTGACCACGAAGGCCAGGACTCGAGCGCGGCCGAGGTTGATGCCGGCGATGGCCGCCGCAACCTCGTCGTCCCGGACGGCCCTCCAGCGCCGACCGACCCGGCTCGCGCCGAGGTTCGCGAGCAGCAGGTAGGTGAGGACCAGGCAGAACCACGCGACGTAGGCGACGTACTTGCGGCCGGTCAGCTCCTGCCCGGTGATGAAGAACATCGTGTCGAGAAGCCAGACGGGCGCCTCGGGCACCCGCAGGGTGAGGCCCTGCTCGCCGCCGAGCTGCTCGGAGAAGTAGAGCGCGACGCCGGGCACGGCCACGGCCAGCGACAACGTCGCGCCGGCGATGTAGGGACCGTGGAGGCGGGCCGCCGGGATCCCGACGGCGACGCCGACCACGAGCGTCACGACGGTTGCGATCGCGAGCACGACGACCAGCGGCGGTGCCCCTGCACGGCTCTGCAGCAGCAGCGCCGTGGTGTAGGCGCCGACGGCCATGAGGGCCCCGTGTCCCAAGGACAGCTGCCCGCTCTGGCCGGTGAGGACGGTGAGCCCCCCTGCCGCGATCGCGAGGTAGGCCATCGACGAGAGCTGTCCCTGTCGGAACGAGCCCGCGGTCTCGATCACGACGACGATGAGGGCCAGCCCGACCAGCGCGACGAGCAGGTGCCGGGCGAGCGGTGGGAGCCGGCGCCAGGACAGGCGGTCGCGCATGGAGGCCGGCACTGTTGTGGCCACGTCACACCTTCCTCTCGGTGACGGTGGAGAAGAGCCCTCCCGGCCGCACGAGCAGGACGACCATGAGCACGACCAGGGCTGCGAGCGGCACCAGAGCGGCACTGACCAGACCGCTGACCAGGCTCAGGACGAGGCCGAGCACCAGGCCGCCCACGACCGCTCCGGCCGGGCTGTCGAGGCCGCCGAGCACTGCCGCGACGAAGCCATACACGACGACCGAGTCCATGTAGCCCGGATGGACGAGGCTGCCGCCGGCGATGAGCAGTCCGGCGAGCGAGCCGACGAGCGCGGCGAGGGCCCAGCCCAACGTCAGCAGCCGGCCGACCCGGACGCCGAGGAGCCGGGCGACCTCCTGGTTGAACGCTGCCGCTCGCATCGTGAGGCCGAGGTCCGTCCGTCGGAAGAGGAGCACGAGCAGCCCCATCACCACGAGGACCGAGACGATCGTGAAGATCCCGAAACCCGTCAGGGCGATGGACACCTCCCCCGCGCGGAAGCCGCTCAGCCCGAAGGGCGCCGGGAAGGAACGGAACCGCGCTCCGAAGATGACGGCAGCGAGGGCGTGGATGACGATGAACAGGCCCAAGGTGAGGATCACGGCGTTGACCTCGGAGCCGCCCTCGACGGGCCGGATGACCACCCGCTCCACCACGGCCCCGAGCACGAGCCCGGAAGCGAGGGCAGCCGCGAAGGCGAGCCAGAACGGCTGACCGGCATCGATCAGGGTGAGCGCGACGTAGGTCGTGATCATGGCCATCGGTGCCTGGGCGAAGTTCACGATCCGCGTCGAGCGCCAGATCATCACCAGGGCGAGGGCGAACGCGGCGTAGACCATGCCGAGCGTCAGTCCGGTCAGTGTTGTCGTGAGGAGCTGCTGCACAGGGTCCTCCTCCCTCAGAAGCCCAGGTAGGCGTGGCGGAGCTGTTCGTCCTGCGCGAGTGCCGCAGCCGAGTCCTCGGCGACGACGCTGCCCAGGTTGAGCACCACGCCGTGGTCGGCGATGGACAGCGCGCTGCGGGCGTTCTGCTCGACGAGGACGACGGTGAGGCCGTCGCGCTCGACGAGCTCGCGGATGGTCGTGAAGATGTGGGTCACGATGCGGCCGGCCAGACCCAGGGAGGGCTCGTCGAGAAGCAGCACCTTGGGTGCGGCGATGAGGGCTCGCCCGATGACGAGCATCTGGCGCTCGCCACCCGAGAGGACGTGGGCGAGGGCGTTGCTTCGGTCACCCAGCACGGGAAAGAGCTCGTAGATCGCGTCCAGTGCCACCTCTGGGGCGCCGCGACTGCGGCCCAGACTGCCGAGCCTGAGGTTCTCTGCGACGGTCAGCTCGGTGATCACGCCTCGTCCCTCCGGGACGTGCGCGAGACCCAGCCGGCTCAGCTCCTCGGTGTTGACGCCGCGCAGGTCGGTGCCGTCGAGCACCACTGATCCCCGCTGGATGGGCAGCAGGCCGGAGATGGCCCGGAGCATCGTGGTCTTTCCCGCGCCGTTGGCGCCGAGCACGGCAGTGATCCGCCCACGGCCGGCGCGGAAGGACACCCCGTCCAGGGCCCGGACCGGCCCGTAGTGGGCGGTCAGGTCGCACAGCTCGAGCACGCTCACCCCCTCCTCGCGGCTGGCGCGCCGGGCGCGCTCGCCTCGCCCAGATAGGCCGCGAGGACCCCAGGGTCGTCCCGGACCTCGTCCGGCCGTCCGCTCGCGATGACGCGACCGAAGTCGAGGACGACCAGGCGGTCGCAGACGGCCATGACCAGGTCCATGTGGTGCTCCACGAGCATCACCGACCGCGATCGGCGCAGGTGGGCGATGAGCTCGGCGAGCTCGTCCATCTCGGTGTTGGACAGGCCGCTCGCCGGCTCATCGAGCAGCAGCAGCTCTGGCTCACCGACCATAGCTCGCGCCAGGGCCACCCGCTTGCGCACGGGGTAGGGCAGCCCTTCGGGATGCCGGCTCGCCTCAGCTGCGATGCCGAGCTCCTCGAGGACCGCCATGGCCCGGTCGCGCAGGGACCGCTCGTCCTTCGCTCCACGGGACAGGGCCAGCAGCCCGGAGAGGAAGCCTGCACGGGCATGCCGGTCGGCGCCGACCATGACGTTCTCGAGGACGGTCATCCGGTGGAAGAGCCCGAGCCCCTGGAGGGTGCGGCCGATCCCCAGACCAGCGAGCTGGTGCGTCTGGAGCCGATCCAGCCGGCGCCCCTTCCATGAGATCGCGCCGGCGTCCGGGCGCACGAAGCCGCACGCGACGTTGAACAGGGTGGTCTTGCCGGCACCGTTGGGGCCGATCACGCCGAGCACCTCACCCGCGCGCACCTCGAGGGACACCTCGCGGAGGGCGATGACGCCGCCGAACGCGACGCTCACGTCCTGCGCCTCGAGCAGGACTGCGCCACCGCCCGTTCCGGGGTCGAGAGAGCCGGACACGTCAGGCGGTCCGGGCAGGTCGCTCGCGGTCACATCAGCTCCCTTGCTCAATGTGGGTGGGACCACTGTCGCTGCGTCTCGCAACCACGTGAATGGGCGCAGCGCACAAAATGTCTCGGCCTGAACGCCACAAAGCGTCCCCGCAACGGTGGCGAATCTGTGCGCGGAGTGCGACTCTGGGGCATGGCTACCGGCGCAGGGCCGCGCACCTCGTCGGCCGGCAAGGTCGAGATCTCAGCGGAGGACGAGCTCGCCATCCAGGAGGCGTGGGCTGCCGTGGTCCCGGAGGCGGACCGGATCGCCGACGAGATCACCCGGATGCTCTTGGCGAAGGATCGCGGCTTCTACGAGTCGATCCCCGCCGAGATCGCCGCAGACATCCGTGCCGGCACCCGCGAGAACATCCGGCGTGGCCTGCGCAACATGTCCGGCCAGCCGCAACCCGAGGGCCGGGCCGTGGACCTCTGGCGGGACACCGGGCGACGTCGCGCCAGGCAGGGCATCCCTCTCGAGCTCGTCCTCAGTGCCTACTCACTCGGTGTCCGGGTCCTGTGGGAGGCCCTGCTGGAGCGCCAGCGCAGCCAACGGCTCGAGGTCGACGAGCGCGTGCTGATCCTCGCCGGGCACGCGGTGTGGAGCGCGCTGGACGTCCAGAACGCCATCATCGTCGAGGCATATCGCAGCGAGAGCCTGCGGATGCAGCGGCTCGACCTGCGACGCCGTCTCAGCGTGCTCGACCGCCTCGCCGAGGGCCGCGGCAGCGACCCCGCCTTCGCGGAGGAGGCCCGGCAGGTGCTCGACCTCGGGTCGCACGACAGGGTCGCCTGTGTCGTCGCGATCCTCGGTGCGAGGGCGGAGAGTCCGCTCCGGATGCCCGAGGACGGGCTCGAGCGCATCGACGTCACCTCGCACTGGCACATTCGGGGTGGTCACCACTTCGGCCTGCTCGTCCTGGGCGAGCACGACGTCGCGGACGTCGTGAGGGTGCTCCGGCCGATGACCTCGGGACGGGTCGGCATCATGGCGTCCAGAACGGGCCTCGCCGGCTTCGCGACAGCGTTCCAGCTGGCCGCCCGGGCCGCTGCCACGCTCCCGGAGGAGGGTTCCGGCGTCGTCCCCGCGGCGGACCGCCTCCCGGAGCTGCTGCTCGCCCGCAGCCGTGAGGTGACGGAGTTCCTCGTCGCCGAGGCGCTGGGCCAGATCCTCGCCCAGCCCGACCAGCACCAGCGGATGCTCCTCGACACGCTGGCTGCCTACCTGCGGCACGACCTGTCACCGACCCACGCGGCCGCGGAGCTGACCTGTCACCGAAACACGGTGATCTACCGCGTCCGTCAGCTCCGCGCGCTCACCCGGCTCGACCCGCACCGACCGCGCGACCGCATGCTGCTCACCCTCGCGCTCATCGCCATCGGCCGCCCTCCCGAGGGTGGTCCCGTGGCCCCCGCAGTGACCTCGTGACGCTGAGCAGAGCAGAGGCGCCGTATGCCGCTGGGCTCGCTCCCCTTCGTCGAGTGTGCACTTCCTGCCACCGCAGCAACGGCACGAACTGCACACTCGAGCTAACGGGGTGGGCGCGTGCGGACCATCAGGCCGATGTCGCCGGACTGGACCACGTCGCCGTGCTGGTTCGTGAGAGTGAACCGGCGCGACAGGATGCCCGCGTCCCCGGCGCTGGTCCGCCGCGCCCCGGTGATCTCGACCGTGACGTGAACCGTGTCGCCGATCCGGATGGGCGCGTGGAACCGCCAGCCCTCGATGCCGAGCAGGGCGATCGAGCTGTCTTCGAAGATCCCGAGCCGCGACGCGAGGCCCATCGCGACCGACAGTCCGAGCATGCCGTGCGCGATCCGTTCGCCGAACCGGCTCTCCCGCATCGACTCGGCGTCGGTGTGCGGCGGGTTGGTGTCCCAGCTCCACCCGGCGAACAGCACGACGTCGGTCTCGGTGATGGTGCGGCCCTGGCTGGTGAAGGTCTGGCCGACGCTGAAGTCCTCGAAGAACACCGGTCAGCCCCCCACGCCGATGGCCTCGTCGGCCCGGTCCGGGACGGCGACGGAGGGCCGCTCGCTGCGGCGCTCGTGGAGAGCCAGGGCG is a genomic window containing:
- a CDS encoding acyl-CoA dehydrogenase family protein — translated: MDLELTGEEREIRDWVRTFVRREIMPMEPEVLARERRGERGLRPDELTSLQRKAKDAGFFGIQTPEAYGGMALGAVMTALIEMELGRSFVQFRFGGDADNILYVANDEQRATYLVPTINGERKSCFAITEPGAGSDARAIRTTARRDGDEWVIRGEKTFITGGDEADFVMVFAVTDREKGADGGVTCFLVDRERGWQSRPIDTMGEWGPASLVFDDVRVPHSSILGEEGNGFELAMRWIGKGRYLLPARALGACERLVEMGMDHARTRVTFSKPIAERQAIQWMIADSAVEIEALRWLVLSAAWQVDRGLDSRQAQSMAKLYGGIKANEIVDRVLQMHGGMGYTRELPIERWYRELRLLRIYEGTDEIQRRTIARNLLRGHASVRGHLG
- a CDS encoding ABC transporter substrate-binding protein, translated to MNTWSTRTVPGLAALVTAGLLLSACGAGGRPAGESSSGAPAAAEDVVGVTDTTIKVGAHYPLTGVAAPGYSEIPDGVKAYFDFVNAAGGIHGRQIEYIVRDDGYNPTNTSSVVNELVLKDEVFAIVGGLGTPTHSAVVDFLNDEGVPDLFVSSGSLGWGDRPAERPMTFGWQPDYEIEGKIIGQWIKENKPDARVGLFLQDDDLGVDGEKGVRRFLGDQIVETVRYTSGNTDVAPQLAKLQAAKADLIIGFNTPSYTALTQLVSMKLSYQPAWFYSSIGSDANLVGALLERFSEGAVKAGGKALDGVYTTEYIPGVDSPDNEWTKLWQKVWAANGNGKDLTNYRIYGMSHAYAFVQALQAAGQDVTRENIVTVLEEKGATFDGPQLAPFRYSKDNHLGIGGLQVTQLKGGAGTELTKVLVTDLGDTPITEDTSGAAQDAPPASGIPGN
- a CDS encoding branched-chain amino acid ABC transporter permease — encoded protein: MATTVPASMRDRLSWRRLPPLARHLLVALVGLALIVVVIETAGSFRQGQLSSMAYLAIAAGGLTVLTGQSGQLSLGHGALMAVGAYTTALLLQSRAGAPPLVVVLAIATVVTLVVGVAVGIPAARLHGPYIAGATLSLAVAVPGVALYFSEQLGGEQGLTLRVPEAPVWLLDTMFFITGQELTGRKYVAYVAWFCLVLTYLLLANLGASRVGRRWRAVRDDEVAAAIAGINLGRARVLAFVVSAAAAGLAGAVMALVVRVSAPSGFTLTLSLGLLSAIVLGGLGSLLGALIGAAILTFLPQVVTSIGQDAGLSDLQAAELAPLVYGLTVILVILLAPAGLVGTIRSGLAHRRRPT
- a CDS encoding branched-chain amino acid ABC transporter permease yields the protein MQQLLTTTLTGLTLGMVYAAFALALVMIWRSTRIVNFAQAPMAMITTYVALTLIDAGQPFWLAFAAALASGLVLGAVVERVVIRPVEGGSEVNAVILTLGLFIVIHALAAVIFGARFRSFPAPFGLSGFRAGEVSIALTGFGIFTIVSVLVVMGLLVLLFRRTDLGLTMRAAAFNQEVARLLGVRVGRLLTLGWALAALVGSLAGLLIAGGSLVHPGYMDSVVVYGFVAAVLGGLDSPAGAVVGGLVLGLVLSLVSGLVSAALVPLAALVVLMVVLLVRPGGLFSTVTERKV
- a CDS encoding ABC transporter ATP-binding protein; its protein translation is MSVLELCDLTAHYGPVRALDGVSFRAGRGRITAVLGANGAGKTTMLRAISGLLPIQRGSVVLDGTDLRGVNTEELSRLGLAHVPEGRGVITELTVAENLRLGSLGRSRGAPEVALDAIYELFPVLGDRSNALAHVLSGGERQMLVIGRALIAAPKVLLLDEPSLGLAGRIVTHIFTTIRELVERDGLTVVLVEQNARSALSIADHGVVLNLGSVVAEDSAAALAQDEQLRHAYLGF
- a CDS encoding ABC transporter ATP-binding protein — encoded protein: MTASDLPGPPDVSGSLDPGTGGGAVLLEAQDVSVAFGGVIALREVSLEVRAGEVLGVIGPNGAGKTTLFNVACGFVRPDAGAISWKGRRLDRLQTHQLAGLGIGRTLQGLGLFHRMTVLENVMVGADRHARAGFLSGLLALSRGAKDERSLRDRAMAVLEELGIAAEASRHPEGLPYPVRKRVALARAMVGEPELLLLDEPASGLSNTEMDELAELIAHLRRSRSVMLVEHHMDLVMAVCDRLVVLDFGRVIASGRPDEVRDDPGVLAAYLGEASAPGAPAARRG
- a CDS encoding PucR family transcriptional regulator, with amino-acid sequence MATGAGPRTSSAGKVEISAEDELAIQEAWAAVVPEADRIADEITRMLLAKDRGFYESIPAEIAADIRAGTRENIRRGLRNMSGQPQPEGRAVDLWRDTGRRRARQGIPLELVLSAYSLGVRVLWEALLERQRSQRLEVDERVLILAGHAVWSALDVQNAIIVEAYRSESLRMQRLDLRRRLSVLDRLAEGRGSDPAFAEEARQVLDLGSHDRVACVVAILGARAESPLRMPEDGLERIDVTSHWHIRGGHHFGLLVLGEHDVADVVRVLRPMTSGRVGIMASRTGLAGFATAFQLAARAAATLPEEGSGVVPAADRLPELLLARSREVTEFLVAEALGQILAQPDQHQRMLLDTLAAYLRHDLSPTHAAAELTCHRNTVIYRVRQLRALTRLDPHRPRDRMLLTLALIAIGRPPEGGPVAPAVTS
- a CDS encoding MaoC/PaaZ C-terminal domain-containing protein, which produces MFFEDFSVGQTFTSQGRTITETDVVLFAGWSWDTNPPHTDAESMRESRFGERIAHGMLGLSVAMGLASRLGIFEDSSIALLGIEGWRFHAPIRIGDTVHVTVEITGARRTSAGDAGILSRRFTLTNQHGDVVQSGDIGLMVRTRPPR